A genomic segment from Gilvibacter sp. SZ-19 encodes:
- the lysA gene encoding diaminopimelate decarboxylase has translation MTNQDLLTAVDRFDSPLYVYDADMIASQYKRLTAAFKQVDKLKIHYAVKASNNLSILKLINSLGAGLDTVSVQEVLLGLEAGVDPKDIIYTPNGVSFEEIEQVAGMGVQINIDNLAILEQFGTAHPKVPVCIRINPHVMAGGNTNISVGHIDSKFGISIHQLPHILRIVENTGMHINGIHMHTGSDILDVEVFLYASEILFETAKHFKTLDFIDFGSGFKVPYKAGDIETNVEEFGEKLSQRFNEFQAEYGRPLTLAFEPGKFLVSQAGQFLVRVNAIKQTTSTVFAQVDSGFNHLIRPMLYGAQHQIRNISNPEGKERFYSVVGYICETDTFANNRRIAEISEGDILSFSNAGAYCFTMASNYNSRYRPAEALFIDGDWKLIRKRETFEDLIRNQLV, from the coding sequence ATGACAAATCAAGACCTTTTAACTGCTGTAGATCGCTTTGACAGCCCTTTGTATGTGTACGATGCCGATATGATCGCATCTCAATACAAACGCCTCACTGCAGCATTTAAACAGGTAGATAAGCTCAAGATCCACTACGCGGTCAAAGCTTCGAACAATTTGTCAATTTTAAAGCTCATCAACAGCCTAGGCGCCGGATTGGATACAGTTTCTGTTCAAGAAGTGCTTTTGGGCTTGGAGGCAGGAGTAGATCCGAAAGACATTATTTATACTCCCAACGGCGTTTCTTTCGAAGAGATTGAACAAGTCGCCGGTATGGGGGTGCAGATCAACATCGACAATCTGGCTATTTTAGAGCAGTTCGGAACAGCGCACCCTAAAGTGCCTGTTTGTATCCGAATCAATCCACACGTTATGGCCGGTGGAAATACCAATATTTCCGTAGGGCATATCGATAGTAAATTCGGTATCTCCATCCATCAGTTACCACATATACTTCGGATAGTTGAGAACACCGGGATGCATATAAATGGTATCCACATGCATACGGGAAGTGACATTCTAGATGTGGAGGTGTTCCTCTATGCTTCAGAGATACTCTTTGAGACCGCTAAGCATTTCAAAACATTGGATTTTATCGACTTCGGAAGCGGTTTTAAAGTGCCTTATAAAGCTGGTGACATAGAAACCAATGTAGAAGAATTTGGCGAAAAACTCAGCCAACGCTTTAATGAATTCCAAGCAGAGTACGGACGCCCTCTTACTTTGGCCTTTGAGCCGGGAAAATTCTTGGTCAGCCAGGCCGGACAGTTCTTGGTGCGCGTAAATGCCATTAAACAAACCACTTCAACAGTTTTTGCACAAGTAGATAGCGGATTCAATCATTTGATCCGCCCAATGCTTTACGGCGCGCAGCATCAGATTAGAAATATCTCCAATCCGGAAGGAAAAGAGCGTTTTTATTCCGTTGTAGGCTATATCTGTGAGACAGACACCTTTGCTAATAACAGACGCATTGCAGAAATCTCTGAGGGAGACATCTTAAGTTTTAGCAATGCTGGTGCATACTGTTTTACAATGGCAAGTAATTACAACAGCCGCTACCGCCCGGCCGAAGCACTTTTTATAGATGGCGATTGGAAGCTTATTCGCAAGCGGGAGACCTTTGAAGATCTGATCAGAAATCAGTTGGTGTAA
- a CDS encoding NAD(P)/FAD-dependent oxidoreductase has product MDDTQTVVIVGGGFAGLELIKRLGDDKRYNLILVDANNYNFFPPLIYQVSAGFMEPSAISYPFRKILRKHKNTRFRLGELQAIHPEQNKIVLNNGELHYDKLVLATGAETNYFGNENIAKYSLPMKTISDALSLRNVIFTRLDRATRMKDPVHRKRHLTFVIAGAGPTGVELSGIFAEMQAHVLQKDYPELAVEDLGEIYLLDGNDTVLAPMSAASQRYTHKKLEELGVKIRLNTRVNDFKDNVVYLSDGTTIEAINLIWAAGISAKTFEGIPADVLGPGKRMKTNGFNQVEGFENIFALGDCAFVSDDPEHPHGHPQLAQPAIQQAKNLAANLKRAPENWRPFRYKDLGALAIIGRNKAVMDTPGQKTTFKGFFAWLIWIFVHIMGLVNFKNRVRTFYNWIGYYIYKDQYFRMIIKPRDRDLG; this is encoded by the coding sequence ATGGACGATACCCAAACCGTCGTCATTGTGGGTGGAGGCTTCGCTGGCCTGGAACTCATTAAGCGTTTAGGAGACGACAAACGCTACAATCTAATCCTAGTCGACGCCAATAATTACAATTTTTTCCCACCCCTGATCTATCAGGTTTCTGCTGGTTTTATGGAACCCTCAGCCATTAGTTATCCATTTCGGAAGATCTTGCGCAAACACAAGAACACGCGCTTCCGCTTGGGTGAGTTGCAAGCAATTCATCCAGAGCAAAACAAGATCGTACTCAACAATGGAGAACTGCATTACGACAAACTGGTTTTAGCAACAGGAGCGGAAACCAATTATTTCGGAAACGAGAATATTGCCAAGTACAGCCTTCCTATGAAGACCATTAGCGATGCGCTTTCCCTGCGCAACGTGATCTTTACGCGTCTAGATAGGGCAACGCGGATGAAAGATCCCGTTCATCGCAAGCGTCACTTGACCTTTGTCATAGCAGGTGCAGGTCCAACGGGAGTAGAATTATCTGGGATCTTTGCAGAAATGCAAGCCCATGTTTTGCAGAAAGACTACCCGGAACTCGCGGTAGAAGATCTGGGTGAGATCTATCTCTTGGACGGAAACGATACTGTGCTGGCGCCGATGTCTGCGGCTTCTCAGCGCTATACCCATAAAAAGTTAGAAGAGCTAGGCGTGAAGATCCGTCTTAATACTCGGGTAAATGATTTTAAAGATAATGTGGTTTATCTTTCAGACGGTACTACCATAGAGGCCATTAATCTTATCTGGGCAGCGGGGATTTCTGCCAAGACTTTTGAAGGTATTCCTGCCGATGTGCTGGGTCCTGGAAAGCGCATGAAGACCAACGGGTTCAATCAGGTAGAAGGTTTTGAGAATATCTTTGCCTTGGGAGATTGCGCCTTTGTGTCTGATGATCCCGAGCATCCGCATGGGCATCCGCAGTTAGCGCAGCCGGCAATTCAACAAGCAAAGAACTTAGCCGCAAATTTAAAACGAGCCCCAGAGAACTGGCGCCCGTTTCGTTATAAGGATCTCGGTGCCTTGGCTATAATTGGTCGGAACAAGGCCGTGATGGATACTCCTGGACAAAAGACAACCTTTAAAGGTTTCTTTGCCTGGTTGATCTGGATCTTTGTCCATATCATGGGCTTGGTGAACTTTAAGAATCGTGTCCGGACCTTTTACAACTGGATCGGTTACTACATTTACAAAGACCAGTACTTTCGCATGATCATTAAACCGAGAGATCGGGATTTGGGTTAG
- the uvrB gene encoding excinuclease ABC subunit UvrB — MKFTIVSDFKPTGDQPEAIKALAGGIESGEKYQTLLGVTGSGKTFTVANVIEEVQRPTLVLAHNKTLAAQLYTEFKQFFPNNAVEYFVSYYDYYQPEAYIPTSGTYIEKDLSINEEIEKLRLSATSSLLSGRRDVLVVASVSCLYGIGNPIEFQKNVIKLHEGEMISRTALLHKLVQSLYSRTEAEFSHGNFRIKGDTLDIYPSYADIAFRIHFFGDEIEEIEAFDPGTNDRIERYDRLTIYPANMFVTSPDVLQHAIHNIQDDLVKQVDYFREVGKPLEAKRLEERTNFDLEMIRELGYCSGIENYSRYLDGREPGTRPFCLLDYFPDDYLMVVDESHVSIPQVSAMYGGDRSRKENLVEYGFRLPAALDNRPLKFEEFEALQNQVIYVSATPADYELSKTEGVYIEQIIRPTGLLDPEIEIRPSLHQIDDLIEEIQVRVEKDERVLVTTLTKRMAEELTKYLTRIQIRCRYIHSDVDTLERVEIMQDLRLGLFDVLIGVNLLREGLDLPEVSLVAILDADKEGFLRSNRSLTQTVGRAARHINGKAIMYADTITRSMRETIDGTNYRRAKQIAYNEKHGITPTAIKKSLDNALTKKKTERFTFDTAEELLQERPEEYLTKPQIEKRIRDTRKAMEKAAKELDFMLAAKLRDQIKQYQKEMETLE; from the coding sequence ATGAAGTTTACCATTGTTTCTGATTTTAAACCTACCGGAGATCAGCCTGAAGCTATCAAAGCCCTGGCTGGCGGCATAGAAAGTGGTGAAAAATACCAGACGCTTCTGGGGGTGACCGGGAGTGGAAAAACCTTTACGGTGGCCAATGTTATTGAAGAGGTTCAACGGCCCACCTTGGTATTGGCGCACAACAAGACGCTGGCTGCGCAACTTTATACGGAGTTCAAGCAGTTCTTTCCGAACAATGCCGTGGAATACTTTGTTTCCTATTACGATTACTACCAACCGGAGGCTTATATCCCAACTAGCGGAACCTATATAGAAAAGGACCTTTCGATCAACGAAGAGATAGAAAAACTCCGATTAAGCGCCACTTCTTCCCTACTCTCAGGCAGACGCGACGTATTGGTAGTTGCCTCTGTTTCATGCTTGTACGGTATTGGAAATCCTATAGAATTCCAGAAGAACGTGATCAAATTACACGAGGGTGAAATGATCTCCAGAACCGCCCTACTTCATAAATTGGTACAGAGTTTATACTCCAGAACCGAAGCAGAATTCAGCCATGGGAACTTTAGAATAAAGGGAGACACCTTGGATATTTATCCGAGTTATGCAGATATAGCTTTCCGCATTCATTTCTTTGGAGATGAGATCGAGGAAATAGAAGCTTTCGACCCAGGCACTAATGACCGAATTGAGCGTTACGATCGTTTGACGATCTATCCGGCTAATATGTTTGTTACCTCTCCGGATGTTTTACAGCATGCGATCCACAACATACAAGACGATCTGGTAAAACAAGTGGATTATTTTAGAGAAGTAGGTAAGCCTCTGGAGGCTAAACGTTTGGAAGAGCGCACCAACTTCGACTTGGAAATGATCCGCGAACTAGGCTACTGCTCCGGAATTGAGAACTATTCCCGCTATTTGGATGGCCGAGAACCAGGTACCCGCCCTTTCTGTTTGTTGGATTATTTTCCGGATGATTATTTGATGGTGGTGGATGAGAGTCACGTTTCGATCCCGCAGGTAAGTGCCATGTACGGTGGAGATCGCTCTCGAAAAGAAAATCTGGTGGAATACGGTTTTAGATTGCCTGCTGCTTTGGATAACCGTCCACTAAAGTTTGAAGAATTTGAGGCACTGCAAAACCAAGTGATCTATGTGAGTGCTACCCCGGCCGATTACGAACTAAGCAAAACCGAAGGGGTCTACATTGAACAGATCATCAGACCAACAGGCTTACTGGATCCCGAGATCGAGATCAGGCCGAGTTTGCATCAGATCGACGATCTGATCGAAGAAATCCAAGTTCGCGTTGAAAAAGACGAACGGGTGTTGGTAACCACCTTGACCAAACGCATGGCAGAAGAGCTGACCAAATACTTGACCCGAATTCAGATTCGTTGCCGCTACATTCACAGCGATGTAGATACCTTAGAACGTGTCGAGATCATGCAGGATCTGCGTTTGGGCTTGTTCGACGTCTTGATAGGTGTAAACTTATTGCGTGAAGGATTGGACTTACCGGAGGTTTCTTTGGTAGCGATCCTGGATGCAGACAAAGAAGGATTCTTACGATCTAACCGCTCGCTAACTCAGACCGTTGGTCGCGCGGCCAGACATATTAACGGAAAGGCTATCATGTATGCCGATACCATTACGCGCAGCATGCGAGAAACTATAGATGGCACCAATTATCGCAGAGCCAAACAGATCGCTTATAATGAAAAGCACGGTATTACTCCAACAGCAATTAAAAAATCACTGGACAACGCGCTGACCAAAAAGAAAACAGAGCGCTTTACCTTTGATACAGCAGAGGAATTGCTGCAAGAGCGTCCGGAAGAGTATTTGACCAAACCGCAGATCGAAAAACGCATTCGAGATACCCGTAAGGCCATGGAGAAAGCGGCCAAAGAGCTCGATTTTATGTTGGCTGCCAAGCTTAGGGATCAGATAAAACAGTATCAAAAGGAAATGGAAACCCTGGAATAA
- a CDS encoding M20 family peptidase, producing the protein MKKVFRFLGLALLVLIAIVLIKTFTLSSKQVPAGSIESVTVANDVFENLSEAVTYKTISFSEDTPPDSTAFYGFHRFLERAFPLIHSKLTLEKINDYSLLYTWQGSDASLKPMILMSHMDVVPVDQPTIGDWEAGPFEGKITQTDIIGRGTMDDKGTLMAVMEAVEKMLEENFSPKRTIYLAFGHDEEVGGPRGAKQIADHLKKQGVQAAITIDEGGFLAEDLVPGIDSPVAMINLAEKGFASFRLIVETNGGHSSAPPEENTIGILAQAIVDLEDNQRPYKLVNPVDYQLEYMGPEMPFMQRMAFANPWLFKKPILEALNAHTTTAPTIIGGGVKNNVIPTVAEATINFRILPGETIESVKAHIVNTVSDKVRVEEVGFLTNPSPVSSVESENFKILEQTIRDIYPNSIVVPGLVGGGTDARYFYDISDDVYRFYPIKLAPDSMSRFHGIDEKISKENYMEIITFSYHLIKRFN; encoded by the coding sequence ATGAAAAAAGTATTCCGTTTCCTCGGATTGGCCCTTTTGGTGCTGATCGCGATAGTACTTATCAAAACCTTTACCTTAAGTTCCAAGCAAGTTCCAGCCGGCAGTATTGAATCCGTTACCGTAGCTAATGATGTGTTTGAAAACCTTTCAGAAGCTGTTACTTACAAGACTATTTCCTTTAGCGAAGACACCCCACCGGACTCTACAGCTTTTTACGGTTTTCATAGGTTTTTGGAGCGCGCCTTTCCGCTGATCCACAGTAAGCTGACCTTAGAAAAGATCAATGATTACAGCTTGTTATACACCTGGCAGGGTAGTGATGCTTCTTTAAAACCAATGATCTTGATGTCTCATATGGATGTAGTTCCTGTAGATCAACCCACCATTGGGGATTGGGAGGCCGGACCTTTTGAAGGAAAGATAACCCAGACCGATATTATCGGCAGAGGGACCATGGATGACAAAGGTACTTTGATGGCCGTGATGGAAGCTGTGGAGAAAATGCTGGAAGAGAATTTCTCGCCCAAGCGAACAATTTACTTAGCATTTGGACACGATGAAGAAGTGGGTGGCCCAAGAGGTGCCAAGCAGATCGCGGATCATCTTAAGAAACAAGGCGTGCAGGCTGCAATTACTATAGATGAAGGTGGCTTTCTTGCAGAAGATCTAGTACCGGGAATAGACAGCCCTGTGGCCATGATCAATTTGGCGGAGAAGGGTTTTGCTTCCTTTCGCCTTATCGTGGAGACCAATGGCGGACACAGTTCAGCTCCGCCAGAAGAGAATACCATTGGGATTTTGGCTCAGGCAATTGTAGACCTTGAAGACAATCAGCGGCCCTATAAATTGGTGAATCCTGTAGATTATCAATTGGAGTATATGGGCCCAGAAATGCCCTTTATGCAGCGTATGGCTTTTGCCAACCCTTGGCTGTTCAAAAAACCAATTCTCGAGGCATTGAATGCACATACAACTACAGCTCCAACCATCATTGGAGGCGGAGTTAAGAACAATGTGATCCCAACGGTTGCGGAGGCGACCATCAATTTTAGAATTCTTCCTGGGGAGACCATCGAGTCTGTAAAGGCGCATATTGTAAATACCGTATCGGATAAGGTACGGGTAGAAGAAGTGGGCTTTTTGACAAATCCTTCGCCAGTTTCCAGTGTAGAGTCTGAGAATTTTAAGATCCTAGAACAAACCATTCGCGATATTTATCCAAACAGTATCGTTGTTCCCGGTCTGGTAGGCGGCGGAACCGATGCGCGCTATTTCTACGATATTTCGGACGATGTCTATCGTTTTTACCCCATAAAACTAGCGCCCGATAGTATGAGTCGCTTTCACGGCATAGACGAAAAGATCAGTAAAGAGAATTATATGGAGATCATAACCTTCTCCTATCATCTGATAAAACGCTTCAACTGA
- a CDS encoding DUF664 domain-containing protein, with amino-acid sequence MENTNKGVDRRKFLKQASLATLASGALLSWTPPLGSTSLSGMNDLNIVGPKEGFTPQVGTLVSMMNWMRFVILRPVEGMSVKDLDYLVDDKANSIGAMLYHLAATERFYQIHTFENRAWGDWDKADAEEFGVAMGLGDKARASIKGNPLEFYMEKLDRVRATSLEELAKRDDDWLLAVDEAWPWGPTNNYCKWFHVVEHESNHNGQFKFIKSRLPA; translated from the coding sequence ATGGAAAACACAAACAAAGGCGTTGATCGACGCAAATTTTTAAAACAAGCATCGCTAGCCACCTTGGCTTCTGGCGCTTTGCTCTCTTGGACACCGCCTTTGGGTTCTACTAGTCTGAGCGGAATGAACGACCTCAATATAGTAGGCCCTAAAGAAGGGTTTACCCCTCAAGTGGGGACTCTGGTCTCTATGATGAATTGGATGCGCTTTGTTATTTTAAGACCGGTAGAAGGGATGAGCGTTAAAGATCTGGACTATCTGGTAGACGACAAGGCCAATTCTATTGGGGCAATGTTGTATCATTTGGCAGCTACGGAGCGCTTTTATCAGATCCACACCTTTGAGAATCGCGCTTGGGGCGATTGGGATAAGGCGGACGCTGAGGAGTTTGGTGTTGCTATGGGCTTAGGAGATAAGGCAAGAGCGAGTATTAAAGGCAATCCTCTGGAATTCTATATGGAAAAGCTCGATCGCGTTCGCGCCACTTCTTTGGAAGAACTCGCCAAACGCGATGATGACTGGCTTTTGGCGGTAGACGAGGCCTGGCCTTGGGGTCCGACCAACAATTATTGCAAATGGTTCCATGTGGTGGAACACGAGTCTAACCACAACGGGCAGTTCAAGTTTATAAAAAGCCGTTTACCTGCCTAG
- a CDS encoding Hsp20/alpha crystallin family protein: MSLVKRNTRFGFPSLLDDLFMNDRLDVWGGQRTQVPAANIKETENDFQVALAAPGFKKEEFNIDVEDDILTVSSSMENTTEVKEDDGRYTRKEFSFASFSRSFSLPEDVKQEEISATYTDGVLTIVVPKNKEVQLSQKRTIAIS; encoded by the coding sequence ATGAGTTTAGTTAAAAGAAATACCCGATTCGGTTTCCCTTCGCTTCTAGACGATCTATTTATGAACGATCGCTTAGATGTTTGGGGAGGACAACGTACCCAAGTGCCTGCGGCCAATATAAAAGAGACAGAAAACGATTTTCAAGTAGCTCTTGCGGCGCCAGGCTTTAAAAAAGAAGAATTTAACATCGATGTAGAAGACGACATTCTAACTGTGTCTTCTAGCATGGAGAACACAACAGAGGTAAAAGAAGACGACGGGCGCTATACCCGCAAGGAGTTTAGCTTTGCGAGCTTTAGCAGATCGTTCAGCTTACCGGAAGATGTGAAACAAGAAGAGATTTCAGCCACCTATACCGATGGCGTTTTGACCATCGTTGTTCCAAAGAACAAAGAGGTGCAGCTGTCTCAGAAACGCACAATTGCAATTTCATAG
- the sucC gene encoding ADP-forming succinate--CoA ligase subunit beta produces the protein MNLHEYQGKEILNSFGVQIQRGYVAETPEQAVEAARKLTEETGTGWHVIKAQVHAGGRGKGGGVKLAKSLDEVRDLSNQILGMQLITPQTSAEGKTVHQVLIAEDVYYPGDSEPKEYYMSVLLDRAAGKNMIMYSPQGGMDIEAVAEETPELIFTETVEPDTGLLPFQARRIAFNLGLSGKAFKEMTKFVFALYKAYENSDSSLFEINPVLKTSDDRVIAVDSKVTIDDNALYRHKDYAEMRDVREENPIEVEAKAVGLNYVDLDGNVGCMVNGAGLAMATMDLIKMAGGEPANFLDVGGTADAERVETAFKIILRDPNVKAILVNIFGGIVRCDRVAQGIVDAYKNIGDIPVPIIVRLQGTNAELAKEIIDNSGLDVHSAVEFKEASDKVQALLA, from the coding sequence ATGAATCTACACGAATATCAAGGCAAGGAAATATTAAATAGTTTTGGGGTACAGATCCAAAGAGGGTATGTGGCCGAAACTCCTGAGCAAGCTGTTGAGGCTGCCAGAAAACTAACCGAAGAAACCGGAACCGGCTGGCACGTTATCAAGGCGCAGGTTCACGCGGGAGGCCGCGGTAAAGGTGGCGGTGTAAAATTGGCCAAAAGCTTGGATGAGGTTCGCGATCTTTCTAACCAGATCTTAGGCATGCAACTCATCACCCCTCAAACATCCGCAGAAGGAAAAACAGTACACCAAGTTTTGATCGCAGAGGATGTTTACTATCCTGGAGATTCAGAGCCGAAAGAATATTATATGAGTGTCTTGTTAGACCGTGCAGCTGGAAAGAACATGATCATGTATTCTCCGCAAGGAGGCATGGACATTGAAGCTGTTGCAGAAGAGACACCAGAATTGATCTTTACAGAAACTGTGGAGCCAGATACTGGTTTACTTCCTTTCCAAGCTCGTCGTATAGCATTTAACTTGGGCTTAAGCGGAAAGGCATTCAAGGAGATGACCAAGTTCGTCTTTGCGCTTTACAAAGCCTATGAGAATTCAGACAGTTCTCTTTTTGAGATCAACCCTGTACTTAAGACCAGTGACGATCGTGTGATCGCCGTGGATTCTAAAGTAACTATAGACGACAATGCGCTTTACCGTCACAAGGATTACGCTGAGATGCGTGATGTACGCGAGGAGAATCCTATTGAGGTTGAGGCAAAAGCCGTTGGACTAAACTACGTTGATCTAGACGGAAACGTTGGATGTATGGTTAACGGAGCAGGTTTGGCGATGGCTACCATGGATCTTATTAAAATGGCAGGCGGAGAGCCAGCAAACTTCCTTGACGTTGGAGGTACTGCAGACGCAGAGCGTGTGGAGACAGCCTTTAAGATCATCTTGCGCGACCCGAATGTAAAAGCCATCTTGGTAAACATCTTTGGTGGAATTGTACGTTGCGATCGCGTGGCACAAGGTATCGTTGATGCCTACAAGAATATTGGAGATATTCCTGTACCAATTATTGTTCGTCTGCAAGGAACCAATGCCGAATTAGCGAAAGAAATTATCGATAATAGCGGCTTAGATGTACATTCTGCAGTTGAGTTTAAAGAAGCTTCAGATAAAGTTCAGGCCTTATTAGCCTAA
- a CDS encoding DUF6090 family protein, with translation MLKFFRDIRLKLVRDKRLGNYLIYAFGEIILIVVGILLALQIDAWKQQSDDRATERMLLAELHNEFKANKTQWDTVMHYHRLSLASTEYVYSQLPIDLKTVDLDSLSHHLYYMTWVFTYNPSNGVAKSILNNSTFDVIRNDELRSLLIRWNDMLVDYQEEEIRAFHNFENRLKPYMKKHLLFTSETEKALRDPRIDLNFLTSLEFDNFVMDRYLDLDEILDNMTGELELMENSINRILELSAPEN, from the coding sequence ATGTTGAAGTTCTTTCGGGATATTCGGCTTAAGTTAGTTCGAGATAAACGACTGGGGAATTATCTGATCTATGCCTTTGGGGAGATCATTTTGATTGTTGTCGGTATACTTTTGGCCTTACAGATCGATGCTTGGAAGCAGCAAAGTGACGATAGAGCAACCGAGCGAATGCTCCTGGCCGAGTTGCATAACGAGTTTAAAGCCAACAAGACCCAATGGGATACGGTGATGCATTATCACAGGCTTAGTTTGGCTTCCACAGAATATGTCTATTCGCAACTTCCTATAGACCTAAAAACGGTCGATCTGGATTCGCTTTCGCATCACCTGTACTATATGACCTGGGTTTTTACCTACAACCCTTCTAATGGGGTAGCCAAAAGCATTTTGAACAATTCCACCTTCGATGTGATCCGGAACGATGAGCTCAGAAGCTTACTGATCCGTTGGAACGATATGTTGGTGGACTATCAGGAAGAAGAGATTCGGGCTTTTCACAATTTTGAGAACAGGCTCAAGCCCTATATGAAAAAGCATCTGCTCTTTACCAGTGAAACAGAAAAGGCCTTGCGAGACCCGCGGATCGACCTGAATTTCTTGACCAGTTTGGAGTTCGACAATTTTGTCATGGACAGGTATTTGGATCTTGATGAGATTCTGGACAATATGACAGGAGAACTCGAGCTTATGGAGAATAGCATCAATCGCATATTGGAACTATCAGCTCCAGAGAATTAA
- the rluF gene encoding 23S rRNA pseudouridine(2604) synthase RluF, translating into MEHAPDSIRINKALSEQGFCSRRQADTLIEQGRVTINGRKAVLGDRVLPSDEIQVDGKSANKKQEDVFIAFNKPVGITCTTDESIPGNIISYINHPERIFHVGRLDKPSEGLIFLTNNGDIVNKILRAGNQHEKEYIVTVDRPITEEFVKRMAGGIPILGTVTKKCKVERLSRFVFKIILVQGLNRQIRRMCEYLGYEVTRLQRVRIMNITLEGIPEGKWRDLTAKELQEIEAMVSTSSKVSAAQTPRRRRKR; encoded by the coding sequence ATGGAACACGCACCAGACTCCATACGGATCAATAAAGCCTTGAGTGAACAAGGATTTTGCTCGCGCCGACAAGCAGATACACTGATCGAACAAGGTCGAGTTACCATTAATGGTCGCAAAGCTGTATTAGGTGATCGCGTGCTTCCGAGTGATGAAATCCAAGTAGACGGAAAATCGGCCAATAAAAAACAAGAAGATGTCTTTATTGCCTTCAACAAACCCGTAGGCATTACCTGTACCACAGACGAAAGCATCCCGGGCAATATAATCAGTTATATCAACCATCCTGAACGTATCTTTCATGTTGGACGCTTGGACAAACCCAGTGAAGGATTGATCTTTTTGACCAACAATGGCGACATAGTCAATAAGATCCTGCGTGCCGGGAATCAGCATGAAAAAGAGTACATAGTCACCGTAGATCGGCCCATCACTGAAGAATTTGTTAAGCGCATGGCTGGCGGCATTCCTATTTTAGGAACCGTGACCAAAAAATGCAAGGTCGAGCGCCTAAGCAGATTTGTATTCAAGATCATCTTGGTGCAAGGCCTTAACAGGCAGATCCGCAGAATGTGTGAGTATTTAGGTTATGAAGTCACCCGTTTGCAAAGAGTCCGCATCATGAATATCACCTTAGAAGGTATTCCAGAGGGCAAATGGAGAGATCTAACAGCAAAGGAGCTACAAGAGATCGAGGCTATGGTCAGCACTTCTTCTAAAGTATCTGCAGCCCAAACTCCGCGCAGACGCCGAAAACGATAG
- a CDS encoding dienelactone hydrolase family protein, which translates to MKPLKKEDIPQEVFDLYDDYAHNKIDRRGFVQRLGLYAAGSVTVGSLLSFMEPNYRNTAMVAADDQDIQSDYVLYNSPKGGGEIRGLLSLPKDPQEKLPGIVVVHENRGLNPYIEDVGRRAAKANFISLAPDALWPLGGYPGNDDDGRTMQRQRDREEMLQDFIAAFDYLKNHPQCSGKIGVVGFCFGGYISNMMAVRVPELAAAVPYYGRQPSAKDAAKVKAPLLLQYAELDTRVNAGWPEYEAILKANNIEYTAHMYPKVNHGFHNNTTPRYDEAAAMLSWERTIAFFDKHLR; encoded by the coding sequence ATGAAGCCGCTTAAAAAAGAAGACATCCCGCAAGAGGTCTTTGATCTCTACGACGACTACGCCCATAACAAGATAGACCGCAGAGGTTTTGTACAACGCTTGGGTCTTTATGCTGCAGGTAGTGTTACCGTTGGTTCCCTGCTGAGCTTTATGGAGCCGAATTACCGCAATACGGCTATGGTCGCCGCAGACGATCAAGACATCCAATCGGACTATGTGCTGTATAACTCTCCCAAAGGAGGAGGCGAGATCAGAGGTCTACTTTCTCTGCCCAAGGATCCGCAGGAAAAACTGCCTGGAATCGTGGTGGTGCATGAGAACAGAGGGCTAAATCCGTATATAGAAGATGTTGGCCGTCGAGCTGCAAAGGCCAATTTTATCAGTTTAGCTCCCGATGCGCTTTGGCCATTAGGTGGTTATCCTGGAAACGATGACGACGGTAGAACCATGCAACGGCAGCGCGACCGCGAAGAGATGCTGCAAGATTTCATTGCTGCCTTCGATTATTTAAAGAACCATCCGCAATGTAGTGGTAAGATCGGAGTGGTTGGGTTTTGCTTCGGAGGTTATATTTCTAATATGATGGCGGTGCGTGTGCCGGAATTGGCAGCGGCAGTTCCTTATTACGGTCGACAACCCTCAGCCAAAGATGCAGCTAAGGTCAAAGCACCTTTATTGCTTCAATATGCGGAATTGGATACGCGAGTGAATGCTGGTTGGCCAGAATATGAAGCTATTTTAAAGGCGAACAATATTGAATATACTGCCCATATGTATCCGAAAGTGAATCACGGATTTCACAACAATACAACGCCGCGATATGACGAAGCCGCAGCCATGCTTTCTTGGGAACGGACCATAGCATTCTTTGACAAGCATTTGCGCTAA